One part of the Acidobacteriota bacterium genome encodes these proteins:
- a CDS encoding DUF3857 domain-containing protein yields the protein MRNKFCFCLLALLICSRAAIAASDDVPAWLRQAAAVTPPAYPKEVKAVVLHDETRKTVDDDGRITTWDYYAVRILARDGRGEAVARAGYTTGSEKIKEMRAWLLRPDGTVKNYGKKEMLDLAEVENDIYNESRVRVLSASAEADTGAVFGYEIKTEEKTIFSQFRKAFQSNVPVLLARLNVTLPNGWRAESLTFNHAKLEPVVNGNSYTWELTNQPQIEDEPASPSASALVTLVAVSLYAPPNKTTMLRAFASWKDVARYTAELSDPQAAFNDAMAAKARELTANAKTEFERIQAIGRYAQAVNYIAVSIDVGRGGGHRPHAATDVFSKNYGDCKDKANLMRALLKPLGIEAWPVIIYSGDPTFVRPEWPTPGQFNHCIIAVKVSDATNAPTVIKYPALGRLLIFDPTDEQTPVGDLPDHEQGSWALIGAGELGDLVKMPVTAPEANKLERTVEAALDASGNLTATIKESSSGQAAVGERRQFKHYAQPDYLKMTERWITRGAPGAVLSKVAPNDDAQAGKFALEVEFKAPAYAKTMRDKLMVFKPALVSRRSSLFLTKDKRAYPVVLESQAYSETTRIQLPAGFEVDEMPEAVELNHPFGNYAMTCEAKAGQLLFKRTLILRAGTIPVEQYPAVRSFFARVLAAEQAPVVLAKK from the coding sequence ATGCGCAACAAATTTTGCTTTTGTCTCTTGGCGTTGCTCATTTGTAGCCGCGCAGCCATTGCCGCCAGCGATGATGTCCCCGCCTGGTTGCGGCAAGCGGCAGCCGTCACGCCGCCGGCCTATCCCAAAGAGGTCAAGGCCGTCGTCTTGCACGACGAGACGCGCAAGACGGTGGATGACGATGGGCGCATCACGACCTGGGATTATTACGCCGTGCGCATCCTCGCGCGCGATGGACGCGGCGAGGCCGTCGCGCGCGCCGGTTACACGACGGGTTCGGAAAAGATAAAGGAAATGCGCGCCTGGCTGTTGCGTCCGGATGGCACAGTCAAAAACTATGGCAAGAAAGAAATGCTCGACCTGGCCGAAGTCGAGAACGACATTTACAACGAATCGCGCGTGCGCGTGCTTTCAGCCAGCGCCGAGGCCGATACCGGCGCGGTTTTCGGCTACGAAATCAAGACCGAAGAGAAGACCATCTTCTCGCAATTTCGCAAAGCCTTTCAGTCGAACGTGCCTGTGTTGCTGGCGCGGCTCAACGTCACCTTGCCCAACGGCTGGCGCGCCGAGAGTCTGACCTTCAACCACGCCAAGTTAGAGCCGGTAGTGAATGGCAATAGCTACACTTGGGAACTGACCAACCAGCCGCAGATCGAAGACGAACCGGCCAGCCCCAGTGCCTCCGCGCTGGTGACGCTGGTTGCGGTCAGTCTCTATGCGCCGCCCAACAAAACGACCATGCTGCGCGCGTTTGCCAGTTGGAAAGATGTCGCGCGTTACACCGCCGAATTGAGCGACCCGCAAGCGGCGTTCAACGATGCGATGGCGGCCAAGGCGCGCGAATTGACGGCCAATGCCAAAACTGAATTCGAGCGCATTCAGGCCATCGGGCGCTATGCCCAAGCGGTCAATTACATCGCCGTCTCGATTGATGTCGGACGCGGTGGCGGCCATCGTCCGCACGCCGCCACCGATGTCTTCAGCAAAAACTATGGCGATTGCAAAGACAAAGCCAACCTGATGCGCGCGCTGCTCAAACCGCTCGGCATCGAGGCCTGGCCCGTGATCATTTATTCCGGCGACCCCACGTTTGTGCGCCCCGAATGGCCTACGCCGGGGCAGTTCAATCATTGCATCATCGCCGTCAAGGTGAGTGATGCGACCAACGCGCCGACCGTCATCAAATACCCCGCGCTGGGGCGCTTGCTGATTTTCGATCCGACCGATGAGCAAACCCCGGTGGGCGATTTGCCCGATCACGAACAGGGAAGTTGGGCGCTGATTGGCGCGGGCGAACTCGGCGATCTGGTCAAAATGCCGGTCACCGCACCCGAGGCCAACAAACTCGAACGCACGGTCGAAGCCGCGCTCGACGCCAGCGGCAACCTGACGGCCACCATCAAAGAGTCGTCATCGGGCCAAGCCGCCGTGGGTGAGCGCCGCCAATTCAAACATTATGCCCAGCCCGATTATCTGAAAATGACGGAACGTTGGATCACGCGCGGCGCGCCCGGCGCGGTGCTGAGCAAAGTCGCGCCCAATGATGACGCGCAGGCGGGCAAATTCGCGCTCGAAGTAGAATTCAAAGCCCCCGCCTATGCCAAAACCATGCGTGACAAGTTGATGGTCTTCAAACCCGCGCTTGTCTCGCGCCGCTCATCGCTCTTCCTGACCAAAGACAAACGCGCCTATCCGGTCGTGCTCGAATCGCAAGCCTACAGCGAAACCACGCGCATCCAATTGCCCGCCGGGTTTGAGGTGGACGAAATGCCCGAGGCCGTCGAACTCAATCATCCCTTTGGCAACTACGCCATGACCTGCGAAGCGAAAGCCGGCCAATTGCTGTTCAAGCGCACCTTGATTCTGCGCGCGGGCACGATCCCGGTGGAGCAATACCCCGCCGTCCGCAGCTTTTTCGCCCGTGTGCTGGCGGCGGAACAAGCGCCGGTCGTGCTGGCGAAAAAGTGA